The sequence below is a genomic window from Glycine max cultivar Williams 82 chromosome 20, Glycine_max_v4.0, whole genome shotgun sequence.
gtttttattatttacttttgatCGATGTTATATATGTTACGTGCATGCAGGATAGGGATTCTATGCATATGAGGGGTTTATTTTCCGCGTTTGGACAACTGCATACTCCTATCCGCCCCACGCTGCCATTGCCTCCACCACCTCGTCAGCCACAACTCCACCTCCACCATCATAACCAAGTAAATTATTAACATCTGATCTATCTTTCAATGACCATATTGTCCTTAGCTTTTTTATCACTCATCcatctatttattaattaaatctatcCGCCAATTTCCCACTTCCTTCCCTCACCCAATAATTTACCTCTAACCTATATAAagacaaattattataatatattaacctTAAAGTTGGATCACTTTACAATGCATAAAGAAGAGATGCCTATGGATGTTTAGTAAGTGCTTCATCCATGGCCATTCATTCATTTCTTATTATAACTAAAATACTAGTTTACTcccaatattttattatatgtttgtatattatatatgccttgcctttctttttcttttttctaaagcCAAACCTCAGTATTGGGTTTACTTTACAATTTGACTCTTCTGCCTCTGGATGCGCTCATTCTGTTAGTTTACAATTTCACTCGCTCCCTCAAGGCCAATATTCGTATTCGCAGAATCATTGCCTTTTTTTCattcctattttaaaaattcctaaattttgttttatgctcagttttttttttaaatattttttcagcaCGAAGTTTGTTGGATGTGTTTTGCAATCTTAGGAGGATATCGtggcaattttttttcctaccctcttctttacttttttccTCTTCTGTTTTGGGGTTTTGCAATGAGCGATTGAGActatttattagttattacttattagtaCTACTTTCCCCCAACgcgttttcttttcttgttttcattgGTAGATTGTATATTTTTCACCACGCGTTTTCTTTGTTCGTTTTCATTGGTagattatatactttttttaaaaagaaatacataattaacaaatttactaTAAATggcaatatataattaaattgaataagtgtaaaaaatacatttcaaaTATTTCCATCATATCACACcatttatctccaatttttcttctctttttgttatatttctctttatctttataGAAAAGTCGTgcacatttttatattatgcAAATACAACTTCTCAAGTAAGTATCGCTCTCGCCCCATCGCAGAGCCAATAGGTGACTTCGTTTCAATTTCAACGCCCTTACTGGCTGGGACCCGTATTTAcatatttctattttgttaGGACTTTAGATTTTGACATTTTGCAACGGTAGCAAATGTGCTCATTAGCAAACGTGGATCCTTCATCTTGACTTTAACAGTGGAAACCCCAACCTAAATTCAACATTTTAACAAATAGagagaaatagaaaacaaaaataattcatgTATTGAAGAGAAATCATAAaagaacaatataaaaatattttgaaaattgatatataaataatattagcataattcaatttttttttaatgaagtcaTGAAACACGGACACTCCAACGAATGCTGATGTGTTCTATTCTTCTGCATTCGCACGCATCAAATATTCGTTGTGTACTTGTATTTATGTCCATGTCAGGTAGTATTATATACGTGTGCATGGATGCATGCCTACAAAAACTCTTGAATTTTAGTTTATGATTCTAGATGTAGTAGTAACTTACAGGTAAAGGCAACCATGTAAAATTGTTAAGGAACCAGCTCCACTCCAAGTAAGATTTTTGGGAGAGCCGATTTCATGaccagattttttttaatttatctccATTAAAAAGGATGAGTATTGAGTATAAATCATTGAAAACAACTTTTTCCTTAAAAGTATCAACCCCTCATATGGTAATGTTTGcacataaattgaaaataataatttggatGTGGATGAGTTATATTTGTGATGTTGTTTAGTGAATGATCCCAATGCAGCAGTTTCAGGGCCAGGCAGCTGCAGCTCCAGCGTCAATGGCTGCTATGCCACAACCACCTGGGATCCGCCCTCGTGTGAGAGCAAGAAGAGGGCAAGCTACAGATCCTCACAGTATTGCTGAGCgggtaattaattaatgaaggacacataattaatttatccTTAGAACTCGATCGCATCAATGACATAATTAATAACCAAAAGGGACCAATTACTCACTGCAGACTAGATGGTTTTATTAGTAATACATGACAATTGATGtgatttttattcatttgtatTGGATGTAGTTGCGTCGTGAAAGAATCGCTGAAAGAATGAAGGCATTGCAGGAATTAGTTCCCAGCATCAATAAGGTTCGTGGTTTTGCAAATGCAATTACAATATTAACTTGTTTGCTTATATTTTCAGTAAatacacaattttaattttcaattaacttgGAAATTATCATTTCTTTATGCTTCATAAGATACTTCCATTTATAAATAAccattaaattaaagtaaaacttCCTAATAGCCTGCACATTGAtgtttatttatctttaaaccTCAAAACTCATCTATCCAGTACTTTGGTATAAAGTGTATATTCAAAATAGtggattagattttttttttcttttgactgAAAATATAGTGGATTACATAGAGAAAGTAAAATTTACGGTTTTGTAGGTTATGGATTATCTACTGTTAAAATATCCATTCtttttgtgcttaatattatgaaattgtgGTTGTAGACGGACAGAGCGGCGATGCTTGATGAAATTGTGGACTATGTGAAGTTCCTTAGGCTTCAGGTTAAGGTATGAAAGCTCCTATTGCATGCGCATTCGTCTTTCATTTCCTGAACGACTGAATCTTTATTCGAAACTTCTTCCTACAAAAAAGTTATGTTGAACTTTCATTGATGACTTTTGAAATCAGTCCCAGGAACATGCATGCTAGACCTGTTGctgaatctatttttttatttatttggtatACATGTTAGGCTTCGTGGTTAATActgtgaaaaaaaatatccattaTCCATACTCTTATGTTAGTACATGATAGACACATTCCTGGATTGACATTGTGTCGTGTGTGATCTTCCTATTGCAATGAGATCTCAATTGAATATATAAGAGATCTTTACTCTTAATTTCTTCGTACCAATTATCTAAAGTAAATAGAACCTTCTGTCCTTTtcatatcattaaattttatcgGTATTTTGAAACAGGTCCTGAGCATGAGTAGACTGGGTGGAGCTGGTGCTGTTGCTCAGCTTGTGGCTGATGTTCCCCTTTCTGCAGTGGAGGTGATGATAAATACTCCAAATATGTTTTGAAAtgctacttttttatattttttcatacccTTTTTATCATGTCAATCtaccttttctttattttcatctagcACTGCACTGCACTACACTACACTTGCAAATTTTTGTACCACGCTACGTATCTAAACTGGGATATGATCACAGATAAAATCATAGCAATCATATCACTGCACTACACatgtaaatttatgtttttatattttaattaagtctACTTTGCTTTACATATTGTATATATGTGTATTCCCATAACTTTATAGACATTTTTCCATTTAGATTCTTACATtggttatatacttatatattgaTTCTACGAGCAGGGGGATCAGGACATAGAAGGTGGAGCCAATGAGCAAGCCTGGGACAAGTGGTCCAATGATGGCACAGAACAACAGGTGGCTAAGCTTATGGAAGAAGATGTGGGAGCAGCTATGCAATTTCTTCAGTCCAAGGCACTTTGTATCATGCCCATACCTCTAGCCTCAGCCATTTTTCGTATGCCTCAATCAGAAGCATCAACAGGCATCAAGCCTGAATCTAACAGTCACTGATATTAGCGATAGAACCGAAACAAAAAGTATCATGACAGACACTagataattaaatttcttcatccTTAATTTATGACAAGGGTAATATTCTACTTTcttgtataatttaattttcctgATTGGATGGAGAAGGATCTAGTCGGTGCAGCAGCTGGTTCACTCTTCTCAAGTTTTGTCAAAGAAGGAGTAATTGTTATTCCTATTAAGTAAAATCGGAGGAGCCCAGCAAATGTCCTTTTCATGGTGAAGATTAATATTTTCAATGGCCTTATTCAAGTTTTTCTTGCAAATATCTGTGGTGGGGTTGGTGGTGGATGACCAAAATATTTGTAGTGGAACCTCTTTTCTTGGTTTAGTATTTTTAGTCAGTGGGGAGTGGGACCATTTAAAAGGAAAGGATGGTTACGAATGATGTATCGGGAGAAAACTTTAATACAAGTTGAATTATAATATGGTTAGTTACCTTGTAAAGATGTTTTGGAAGCATCTGACCATTGGAAAAgctaaagatattttaaaataatcacacATTTTGAGTCTTGTTTGCTTCTAAAACAAGTGATTTCCAGCACAAAATTAGGTGAGAGTACTGAACCGACTGCTTGCTGAGAAAGTGGAAAATGACAGTTTGTTAATTTACTGAACAAAACCTTATCTTCttactaatatttatataaaaagaaaattatgctCGATGATAAAATAGAATTGTTATTTAATACTATTGGTTGTTCGGTCACAAACTTGAAAAATACTTCAGATAAGAACAAGAATTGAATGAGGCCGCTCGATCTCTACCAAAGTCGGTGGAAATTGGTGGATGAAACCAAATCACGATGGAGAAGAGTGGCGGTGATgactaccataaaaatattttggggGCTCTACTTGTGTTCAAGAGATTAGCATGTAAACGGTCTAATTATTGCAAGGTTTCATCTCACTTCCTAAGTTTCAGGGTCAATGACTATTAACATGTTTGAGAAAGATTAAAAGATTACAATGTCtgattttagttgttttattaaCATGTTTGAGAAAGATTATAATGTCtgattttagttgttttattgatgaagaaaagttatttgtaaaatattattttgattataatcaattataacaataaaatttaatgattatatcCTCAAAGTATAATAATcactaaattataaattattattaatatgatttttaaaataattaccacaaaatttaataaacttttgtgattaaatgtcaaaagtAAAATTACTTTGCTACAGTTTATTTTCTCATTACAATAATCCATCATACAttgaaaaaatttcattttgacCGTTATCCAAAATACACCCTAAATGTTTATACCCACCCAGGATAATTAGTTCGTTATATCCTTATTCATTTAGTTATTGAGTTAATGATCTTCGATCATGAGAGCGGaatgtgtttaaattttttgtttttgccagcaaaaaaaacattttaaaaaatacggCAGAGTGCTACAGGCTACCGCCACTTTCAGGTTCCTAGGCCTGGGACACATATCCATGATATCTCTTGCCATTTCAATTCGAGCAAAGTTAACCC
It includes:
- the LOC100807570 gene encoding transcription factor UNE12 isoform X1, which encodes MAGNSGSEGLGDDFFEQILAVPEAGTVGMLQLGSTTGAFRGASGLMPLGLNLEQAAFLRHQVNVDDDVVHVNVDDATIHQHHLTLHNNNNSSSPSSTAPITDRDSMHMRGLFSAFGQLHTPIRPTLPLPPPPRQPQLHLHHHNQQFQGQAAAAPASMAAMPQPPGIRPRVRARRGQATDPHSIAERLRRERIAERMKALQELVPSINKTDRAAMLDEIVDYVKFLRLQVKVLSMSRLGGAGAVAQLVADVPLSAVEGDQDIEGGANEQAWDKWSNDGTEQQVAKLMEEDVGAAMQFLQSKALCIMPIPLASAIFRMPQSEASTGIKPESNSH
- the LOC100807570 gene encoding transcription factor UNE12 isoform X2; translated protein: MAGNSGSEGLGDDFFEQILAVPEAGTVGMLQLGSTTGAFRGASGLMPLGLNLEQAAFLRHQVNVDDDVVHVNVDDATIHQHHLTLHNNNNSSSPSSTAPITDRDSMHMRGLFSAFGQLHTPIRPTLPLPPPPRQPQLHLHHHNQFQGQAAAAPASMAAMPQPPGIRPRVRARRGQATDPHSIAERLRRERIAERMKALQELVPSINKTDRAAMLDEIVDYVKFLRLQVKVLSMSRLGGAGAVAQLVADVPLSAVEGDQDIEGGANEQAWDKWSNDGTEQQVAKLMEEDVGAAMQFLQSKALCIMPIPLASAIFRMPQSEASTGIKPESNSH